Below is a window of Plasmodium chabaudi chabaudi strain AS genome assembly, chromosome: 10 DNA.
CCTCGATGTggtaaaaaattacatacaatataatagtaatactaatattgataaaaagtatattgtaaaaaaaatcacaaaaaaaaataaagaaaagcTTGTACAATTCAACTccttttattatcaaactttcaaaaatatttataataaatatggaatACAAGCTGTTTATAGAggtaattaaaaaagcatatatattttttattgccAAATAATGTTCCATATCAATgctgaatatatattgttccTTATTATGTGAATATACCCATTTTATCTTACCCTTTATTCAATCATAATactaatatttttccatattttttgccTCTTAAAATAGGACTTGTTAGTACCacaaatttatacatagtaaataatacattatttttttatgtatacgaagaattaaaagaaCGAGGTGttccatattatttatgtgcAACTATCTCAAGATTTATCTCTATAATTGTCACATCGCCAttagaaatatatagaacAAATGTTCAAGCAAATGTCtgtaacaattttaaagtaagtatatttgatatgtttggagataaaaaaaatagaagaataaaaataaatttatataaaggaATAACGTCAACACTTATTAGAGATATTCCTTTTTCAGCTATATATTGGTCGATGAATGAATACTTagttaattatataaaaagaaaagataaagaatatgaaaatcgaaaaaattatattaaaaaatttgtataccCATTTATATGTGCATGCTTAAGTAGCACTATAACCACATTTATAACACACCCAttagatataataaaaacaaatatgcaAGCAAGATGTATTgatattatacataaaaatgattttgatcatagaaaaattaaaaattatgatctTAATCAAAGACATAAAATGAATAGCTTTTATAGTATTTTTCaaagtaatatatataacaatagaTATTTATGGGATGTTAAAGTAAGTAATTACGCTCATAATAATCATAgatctatatattataaatatgggGCAGGTAAATATGGATCCAATACTTAtagttataaatattataactattttaaGTTAAccaataattataattataatgttTTTTCTGTTGcgaaattaattttaaaaaaaaatggaattaaAGGATTTTATATTGGCATTTGTCCAAGATTGGTTAAAATAGTACCAACATGTGCAATCCTATTTTCAACTTACCACTATTTTAATCGTTGATGTGTTTGAGAATTCTTTCCACCCACATATTTGTATACAAAAATTTGCTTATGCGCCTACTAAAATTTttgtctttatttttttcaaaattttacaaACCCTTCAAGTTtccttttatataaattacatTGTTTTATATCACCTTAGTTTCTATTTTACCtaaatttattcatttttcgatacatttatttcaaattaaatatatacatatatgttaaTATACCATAACTATAGTTTATttgacatatatatatctacatatgtatgtagTGCATCCATATGTTAtcttttatctttattttttttgataatttttaatattttaaataattaataaatgatatttattaagcataccatatatatcaactaaataaaaattatttttttttaaattatttttataaaataaaatgaaaaaaaatactaaatGCGATAAAATTCAGGCActataaattatgatatgCTTGTTAAAAAACTAGTAACTTATCAActgttttgttttttcaaataaaataaacgcTGCACATTTAGGGGCTTTGTTGAAATGCTTGCAGAAATACATAAACTCGTATATAATGGTATATATTGACTATTCCCTGTAagtctttttttatattcaaattttactgagttttatttgatttgtttttttattttaagcTTTATTACGAAATATAAAGCTAATAACCgtagaaatattttacattgtTGTAATAAGTTtcaattatttgtttatacttgttttcaattatatatacatatgcatgcacattttaaaataacacCAATTTCTATTCTCAAACAGATTcgttgtatttttttactttttcttCCACATCTCATAAACTATttcaatataaataaaaattcacaAATCGTTAATTTTACAATTGaagaaatttataaatgtgtctaaattatatataggaaaaatatcaaaCATATAAGACATCATATTATGTTGGTAAATAAacattatgaatatatacaaatatgaataaccatttttatatagccacaatattataaaagccttatttaatttattatattgatatatGGCTTTTAAAAAGTACGTGTGCATATGTGTAAGGACGTCTTTCCATATACATCTAagaataaacaaaaagtAAACGAAACACACATATccaatattttcattatatatacatatatattaaatttaagcCATCCTCAAAATAGTTCATTTTTCctcttatattattatatatattttcttccatttatcaaattaaatatatttgagcaaatttttcatttaaaaaaattcaatttccaacatttatattgttatatatttgcatgTTCATAAAAACGATTTTATTTCTCAATATAACAGATACATCAttttacatacatatatatatcattttttctttccttttacattttttgggGTTTCTTTCATTTGTTGATTCATTATGTTCTTTGCTTGtttattcatttgtttatttgttttgttgCTTACTTTTACTTCctatttttcttcatttttcttttttcattccATAAtagacatatttttaaagacGAATATATTTCGAACCATTACACATCTGCCTTATTCATACAATATActtaacaaataaatttataaacacAGATGTTATAGCGGTACAAATAGCATAGCTAGCTATACCacgataataaaaaatgaatattgaTCTTACAGATTCAggatattatcaaaataatgcCAGTAGTGatgatatagaaaataaaaaaaatgataattgcATTGAATtagtaaaagaaaaaatatttgtctATAAATGCAATATATGTCTGCTAGTATTTACAtgtgttcatatttttgagCACCATATTATAAAGGAGAATCATCGAGTTAAACAATTAGacgtattaaaaaaagataaatattttaattgtttaagatgcaaatatatatgccttagtattgttaaaataataaaacatttagaattatataatcatgggcaaaacattttaaaaaaaattaaaaaaaaaattctataTACTGGAAAAGCTATTTGTGaatgcaaaataaaatgctaCTCCTTATATTCACAAAATCAGGTTAATgcagaaaataaagaagccattagaaataaaaaagaaagtgATCTTAAATTGGGTATAAATGAAGTAAACATAAAAAGGGggaataaaacaaatgacGAAATAGAAAGGGATAGGAATGCttcctatatatataataaattcgAAAGTAACACACCATCTATTAGATATATAGACCAAAAGGAATACCACAAAGATAgcacaaataatattcaaatttatGATGATTTAAgttctttttttcataaaaataataccgTCAATAAATCCAAAATAAGAGATGATATATCTACGAAATTTCTAAGCAAAGACATACCTATGTATTCATTTCCCccattttgtaaaaatctatcacaaaaaaataatactgtTAATAGTCGAAActctaaaaataatacaatggATAGTATAATACATGATGAAGTAAGAAGAATAGGTAGTGATCCATATTCtattaataatagaaattacaatatttgtaatgaaaaaatagagtctcaaaatataatcacAAAAGGTAATATTATTGCAAGGGGTATAAGTAGTAGCAGTAGTGAATATACAGctgatgatgaaaataattttggtTCTATATTAATAGAtacagaaaaaataaatgattttaataataattggcCAGATTTACAAAAATCGGATGATcaacgaaataaaaaaaaaatacatagaAAAAGTGATGATATTAGTCCTAACATACTATTAGacatatattcaaataacTCTGATTTTAGAAAAGCAAAAACATTTCcccatttttctttaaatagttgtaatgaaaaaaaagaacatGAAATAGATGAcacatttgaaaataatactatTCCATTGAGAGGAGATGCAAACATAATTTCTGATGATAATGCCAAAATTACTAAGGACAAAATTGGCGTTTTtagacataaaaataatattgataaatATCAATGGGGTATGTTTAATTGGGAATTATATCGAAACATAGAGAAGACAAATCTTTATGAGCCTCatcaaaaaattgaaaaaacaGATAATGAGCGGAAATATATTCCTCCTACTTTCAAAACGagtgaaaaagaaaataaaatacataaaaatttaaattctGTAAAATCaccaaatgaaaaaaaacttcTATCAATATTTATTCCTGATTTAGTAAGCAATATACttggaaaaaatgatgaagaaaaacaaaatgaaacaaattcatatttttcaaatatttcaaaaaatgtaacaTATTATGATGTATTAAATACGAAAAACccccaaaataaaaaagattcTTTTAACAAACTAgctaatattaataattcagATTTACACacacaaaataatgaatacaaaattaaaggCAGGAATGATGATATTTACAATAACCAAAATGAGAAGgtgaaagaaaatattacaaGTCAGACCAACAAGATTAGAGAGCATTTATcagaaaattataacaaaCATGAAGATAATCATACAATATTTCCAAATATAAACCCTGAACATTTTTCAAAGATTCAATACTGTGACATGGTATTGaatgataatgataatacaCATAGTAAAATACCAAACTATGACGATATCGAAAGCAACAAATCTGGAAACGATTTTAtttgcaaaaaaattaataaaatatatgataatttgTCATGTTATGAGACGTTTCAAAATGAATTACCAATGAATATGCACTATGGGGATGAGAGTTTGAACTTCTCACCTCAATTCAACCAAGCCACAGAAATGGAAGAATATAAACACATAAATATGCGAAATAAACAGCAAATGAAGAATGACATTGATAGAggcaaaaataatagtgtATTCTACAGGGATAACGACAATAATCCCACTTCTATAACTAATGCGGGAGTAAAAAGCGAcgaattattaaatatttatcacaGTTTAAAtgcaaacaaaataaatgatacagaatataaattaaaaaataaaacaaaacgCTCTAGAGAATccaatataaatgatttttctttcttaGAATGCACAAATAAAGatgatcaaaataaaataaatagtaaCACATTTTGGGAGTTTATAAACTACTacagtaataataatattcacGATGGGCAAGATAATAAAAGGgacataaatttttttaaacaaacTGAAGATGATAGTTGGGATAcatttacaaataatagGAAAGACAGCAACGAAGTTTCGTATAATGATGATACAATACCTGATTGGATAGCCAAAGAAgtaaatagtaataatagtgATGGAACATTTGACGAGCAACACCAATGGAAACAgcaaacaaattataataatatttatgcaaAGGATGGAAAGAAATGCACACATATTTTCAATCCTAAGGATGATGAAGAAATTTCATGGGATAGtagtgataaaaaaataaatcatcaTATTGATTATGGGCACTGGATTAATGCTAACGAGAAGGATAGATTCGgaatggaaaataaaaacgattaatacttataatagaaatagatgaaataaaaaaatacaactCTTTAGCATTTACAAAAATCaagataatttaaatatacattcTGTTTTTAACTCAATTTGAAGATATAGTACGACCCCCTCAACCAGATACAAATGGCTTTGTGCATACTCAATGAAATGCAACAATATACAATGCCTTATCAGGGGGCAgttaaaatttgtaaaaaaatatatcataatttttaaaacacattgtgtatgtttttaaattaattaaaattaattcataaaattatgtcttattaaaaaattagcaTAATGCtagcattaaaaaaatgcacaATTAAGaggcaaaaaatataataaaatcgagataaaacaaatttatattaaagaCTTATAAATACCAATTTTATAGACatagtataaatataattgcatcaaattattacaaaaaaaaggtgtattaaaaatataagatgCTGGATAcgttattaaaataataactatGTCGCGGTTGCAGATCAAGGGtgtcgaaaaaaatatatgtatgcatatgtatgcatatgtatgcatatttatgcaAGTAATGCAAAGTACGAAAAGCCGTGGATCGccaaaaattaataacgATAACGGATTAGGCAATAGTATTTATAATCGCCTTTATAACAGTTTTCACAGTGTGATAATCCTTAATTACATCGCGtataaatttgaatttatacacgtatattaaaaaaaatataaatacttatactaattaattaaattataaaggaTAAAATGGCTTAGGGAATATCCCTATAATgggaaaataaaaggaaGAGGAAAGAAAATAACTTTTAAGTCAAAAgatagtaaaaaataaaattcacAATTCTATATTTCCCTTTCTGATTTCGCCATTTGCTCcttaatataattacttAAATTGATGAGCTGCAAATAGGAAGAAAAAGtgaatatatgaatttatGTATGCTTCTACATATTATGAAAACATTTAAAGCGCATATTAATAAGATTTCTTTTTAGTTTTACTTCCTTAGTCTTCGAACTTTGATACATTGCATGTAACTGTTCAACATCGTCcaaaaatttgtttatcaCCTTTTTAAATTCGTTTTTATAGTATATTCCctctgaaaaaaataattaaaattatatatatgtaacaGTTTTCATATTAAGCCATTTTTCAATACTTCAAATTTTTCGTGGTAAAATCGACAACTATGCATACCTTTTTTGAGcaccaaataaataaagtttAGGATATACTtgcaaaatttaaaattatacgGAGGGGCACAATATGTTAGTGTTTTTACTATAAATAGTCGTATCAAGGATTTATCTAGCAAATATATCTatacaaaagaaaaagaaggtattttttttttttcagaaaaatatatatttgtttttatcaGATTGAACAtctcatattttatttacatttttatgtatgaATAATTTGGGGCATAAACTTACCATTTTCTTAATTACATTAATAACGTAGAAAAACATATTCTCAAATCTGATCATATAcacaaaaaacaaaattatgttttCACGTAATTCTGAAAACTCTTGTAACGTTTTCTCTTTTTCaattatgaatatgtaCAGCTCCCTGTcaatgaaaaaagaaaataataagacgtgttaaaatggatataatcacatatatatgtatgcccaagatataaatatgaccGTTTTACTATTTTCCCTATGTTTGTATCTTActtgaaaaaatacaaagtTACGAATCTCTTTTGTGGGTACTTATCAACAATATGTTTGAGAATAATAAACTTTGTATATATCAAATTGACTTGATTTGaattaatatgcatatatatattattataaacatatttatatattattgatgCTGATAAATTACTGTTTATTTTACCaagtaataatttatctttTGTTGAATCCGAGTAAGTACTACtatgcataatattatatatatgaaatatttctgtttgtacaaattttataaaactgTTATAAGTTAATCTAaacttataaaataatttataaaaataatgttttttttttttattcattttattaacttttaatttctttttacttttaacatttttaaatatgtgaCTTTTTACTTCATCACAAGACATTACTTCTGTTCTTAATTCAAACAAATCGTTTGAAATTATGCAAC
It encodes the following:
- a CDS encoding mitochondrial carrier protein, putative — protein: MEKKTVKFQNIVYSSTVSSIFVSLICTPLDVVKNYIQYNSNTNIDKKYIVKKITKKNKEKLVQFNSFYYQTFKNIYNKYGIQAVYRGLVSTTNLYIVNNTLFFYVYEELKERGVPYYLCATISRFISIIVTSPLEIYRTNVQANVCNNFKVSIFDMFGDKKNRRIKINLYKGITSTLIRDIPFSAIYWSMNEYLVNYIKRKDKEYENRKNYIKKFVYPFICACLSSTITTFITHPLDIIKTNMQARCIDIIHKNDFDHRKIKNYDLNQRHKMNSFYSIFQSNIYNNRYLWDVKVSNYAHNNHRSIYYKYGAGKYGSNTYSYKYYNYFKLTNNYNYNVFSVAKLILKKNGIKGFYIGICPRLVKIVPTCAILFSTYHYFNR